Within the Telopea speciosissima isolate NSW1024214 ecotype Mountain lineage chromosome 4, Tspe_v1, whole genome shotgun sequence genome, the region ATATTCTCTTTATTCTAAAGGAAAGCTACAAGTCAAATCTGGGACAAGGACACGGGAATTATGACCTAGTTTAAGCGATTCCTTGTAAACCATTTCACCTTGAACAAAGTATGACCTAGATTTAAGCCATTCCTTGTAAACCATTTCACCTTGAACAATGTTTCAAGAATAAACAACCcccaagcccaaacaaaaaaaaaattcaagaaccTGCATTTTGCGCATACAATGCACACTGATTTAGGCTCCAAAAGACCAATTGCCCATTATTTGGGTAGTTATCCTCACATATATTCCTACCCTTGGGCTTCTCGGTCTTTTATACTATTCAATGAAGCActtctttccaaaaaaaaaacaatagagaACTATACTTATGAATGTACATGAAAGATTCATTACCCATGTCATCTTCTTCACTAGATATGGATTGCCTCAGAATGGACTGATAACCATAAGGTAAATGagacaaaacagatttttggaGATGCTTTTCCATAAAATCCGTGCACCTGTTCATAGCAAAGCCAGCTTCAGAAACACTGTATCGAGTAGTAATTGATTAGCATAAGCTACCCCTGTTACAGATATACACCCAACCATCTCttgtatgagagagagaagtaAATGTAATAACTCACTTTTTAGCAAACTTCTGCTCTTGTTCAGAGAGCCGGTTCCACAATTCAGATTTTGAAATGTGGATAAAGTACTTCTCAATCTGCAATGCAAGTTAGAAGGCAAAcgattatttaattttaaaacagaATGCCTCAAAGTGCTCAGTAGATAATCACCTTTTGAAGGCGGGTCCGAAGATAAGATCTCAAGAGGAACAGTGCCCTATCTAAATCCATCTGGTACAGAGAGACAGTAAGCGGATCCGTACCATTTTTGGCAAATTCCTCCATAGTATCTTCCTGTAAATATATGGGAAGACTGACACTGGAATAAGTGAAATCGACCATAAAAGCATACGGTGTCTTATAAATCCATTCAAAACAATGAATTGATGACATGAAAGCCTAAATAAAGCATGTTTTCCAAGCCAGTGACCACATATTATCATCATAAAAGAAATGGATTCTCATTCACATGATACAAAAGGTATGGggatccaaaattgaaattattCCATTCTCATTGGCAACCAAATGCAGCCTAAACTAATAATAACCGAAACACAAATCAGCAATAAACAAGAAATACATAAATCGAATGATTGCATGAATTACAAGAACCGTCAACTAAAaagggaagggagaaagaatggaGGGTACCATCAACTGAATCTGTTCTCTAGATCTCTGTACCAAACTAGCCTGAAACTGAAGAATTTCAGGAGAAGCTTTCTCATTCCGCCATGCCCGCTTCAAGAGCTCCACGTCAGTCGTCGCAATTAGCGAATCGTAATCTTCACTCGAAAATCCTAACCCATCTTCCGAACCATCTGCCattccctttttcttccttcctgtTTGTTTCTCGAGGATAGacggaaaaaaaatgaaaccgCTTTTGAGTTTGAATGTAACAAGAGCTCTAGAGTCTTGACAGGAAAAGAAGCAAAATGGCGCTaaagcaaaaaaatatatatatatcacagaAATTTAGATACTgctttttgttgggggggggaggagggtaggaaagttttttttttttttggtaagagaagGGTATGAAAGTTGGGGTACTGAGAGTGTGAGACTCACTGTTGTAGTTCACGTGTTCTTATTggtacaaaagaagaaaatctaCCCTTTTACAATATAATGCCATCAAATTTTGGTCGGTGCTTCTTCACTCCCCCTTCTAGAGAGTCGGAGAATGGATCCTCTGTTTAGAGTCTTGAGACTCTGcagtgagagagaaagggagatgaTCGAAGAAATTGTTTGAAATCTTAACTCCATTCAAGCTAAAAGAGGAATTAATGATTTTAAATACACTGAGAAACCAGTGAGACTAAAACCCTAATCGAACTCGttataattaattttaaataCGATCAAGCATAAATCGATTATGGGCAACTGACAAGGATGAAAAGGggaaaagggggagagaaaaaaaacacagataactggaacaacaaacaaaactgaagaagcaTTAGAAGTTTAGGTTAAAAtcaaaattacaagaaaaaaaaaatcagacaaCTGGCCTTGAGGAGATCACAAAGGCAACGAAAGTACGAGTGTGTTCTCACAAAACAAATCCTTCTGGCAGAGTCTCTTCTGTGAAAACTGAGAGATCATCACAGACTTTCAATCGTCATCCCGTAAAAATCCTACcgaaaatctgattttgaaagtgaatgggtttgagaagaaaaggaattgaTAAGAAAAACTGGTAAACTTATCTAGTTTTGCATCCAAACATCATCTTACCAAATTCCGAGAAAATTGTTTCTGATTCTGGCCGGTAAGGCTGTAAGCCTGTAAACAGTCCCCATATTCCACTAATCTTCCCATCAAACAAACAGGAACATAGAGAGAAAACATATGGCGAGTTTGTGCGTGAATCAAACACCATCGATTGTTATTCTTCGAGATCCGCAATAATAGGGTAAGATTCACGCACAAACTTGAAATATGTATCCTCATTCATCAATTGGTTTTCATTCAAAAAGCACTGCTGCGTCTGGACGTGTAAGAGCTCCTTTGCTCTCCAATATATAAATATGGAGGGGACAAGCAAGCTAAGGAGTTTCTCCACTCTTGGCCACCCCTAATGGTATAATTTTATTAGGTTCTGACTTGGAAACGTCTTGAACACGGGTCTCTCGCCTCTTTGAGTGATtaagtgcccgcttgataaccttacgggtgtttctattctggttatgtgctgagaaacagcagaacaattttttcattttttgaaataagaaaccgtttttgacccaCTTGCTAAACCTGTTCTGAAAACGTTTCCAGAAGACAATTGGAACACCATTGGtgcttgataaaatctgtttctggGAACATTACAATTGGAACACCATTGGtgcttgataaaatctgtttctggGAACATGTAATGTgaccaattttaataatatttgtctTGATGGGCTGAATCTGAATAACAGATTAGCCTACAATAACAGATGGTTGGTTTGCTTTATCTCAAAAAAAGTGCTGCATATGAACTTCTAATAGAGCCACAACAGCAGGTTTTTGGAAAGCAACTGGAAGAATGAATATTTGCAATATTTTAATACAATGCTGAGTATTGAAAAGTTCTAAGAATGAATTTCGAACAAAAAAACCTCTAGTATTCACATCATCCTCTTTACTAAAGTCATACTATGTGTTCCACTTCGACCTAAAGATTGTTCCTTTTAGTCTAATAATTCACAAAATGTGTCAACATATCTTAAACATATcacaataagaaagaaaaagctgGATTGCTCATGTGGCTCATACATTTCTGTACCATCGAGaacttgaccaaaaaaaaaaaggggaaaattacattgccaccccctaaggtttgtactaaatacagagcgaccccctgtgtttctaaattatacaccGCATCCCCTGAGTGGACCCCTGAATGGACAGTGTTAagtaaaaaatttaaatgacaattttacccttcaattaaccatattctaattttttatttttctaacataatgggacccaccactatttcttcgtcttcttctttcttcttcttcttcttcaaccactgCCCCATCACCGCTGCAACCTCCGACCACCCCACTATTGTGTCTACCATCCTCTGCCCTCTTCCAGTTACCTCTATCAACAATCCCATCATCTCCTTTCCCAACCCAATcacacttttcttcttttctctctgcATTGTATCCTAATTTCTTCCCAATCCCAATTACTCTCTCCCAAATTCCCAATCACACCTTGCAGCAGTAGGGTGACTACAACAACACAAGATCTAACGACATTGTTCGGTTTCACAGCTCTAACGACACAAAATCCCCTTCGGCTCCACAAACTCTGTTCTCCAAATGGGTACAGGACCAAAATTTGTCTTCTCAACGAGGACCAAGCTCCCGTTGTCAACCAAATCTAGCAATTGGGGATACGTTTTAGCGATTGTGGATCTCGAGTCCTTCAAAAATTCTTCTCTGAAATTGAAATCTGGTGGAGGAAGTTTGATAGAAACCCTAGCGAGGTAGGGGCTTCGTGTTGTTAAGGAACTGGGAAGATTGCATTTGCAAGGTTGTTGAGATTTGAGAAAGGAGAAAATGGTAAACCGTAAAAGCAAAACCAGAGAATAAACTGAGAAACTAGGATTCGGGACTTAGGGTTTTCAACTTCCGAATTCCAGTCAATGGAGATGGAAGGAGGCTCAAGCGACGCTCCCAAAATGGATTCCTTGGAAGCATTAATCTTCGGCCTCGTGAGCATGTCATCGATCTCACTAATCAGATTCATCAGCTCCCTAGCTGCATCAAACACAACGGTCCCTGCTCTGTTTCGCACTACTTCAAACCGAAGAATTCAGGCATTGAGGCTGAAGGTTTAACTATAAAGGAAGCATATTTTAGAGGAAGGAAGCTGCAGGGTCCTACGATTCCTCTTCCTGATGGGTATTCTGGTTTTGTCTTGGGAAAGACAAAGAAACGTTCATGAGTAGAGAGAAATGACTAATTGTTATTCATTAGATTTCTTGCCATTGGTTATATAATTTTTCTCACAAACCATCTCTTGTCAGCATTTAGCAATGAAATATAGTCTAGATGCTCACAGAATGCCATTTCTGGGACAACCCATTGGTTTCCAATAAAATATGGAATGTTTCTGCAACTTGTAATGGGAATCCATTATTGCTGAGATCAAGTATCTGCAACGATTTTGCCATGGCAATGGCTTTAGTAAGCTCCTGAAAGAAATCACATCCTACAGTGGGTCTTTACTTTTCCTaataatctcttctttttttttttaacatttgcAAAGGAAAACTTGATGGTTCAGGGAATGGTGGTCGCCATAACCCTAAACCTGCAATTGATTCGAGTAGCAGGGGAAGAAGGTGTGAAGTTAGGGATGCCTTATGGgcaaatggtaagctcacaacccattaggggtatatttgtcattttaaagcATCAATGGCCAACCCATCAGCAACTAACAGAAATGCTCTAACGGAGTGGAGCTGACTGTAATAATTAACCCAAACTCAGGGGGtgcggctgtataatttagaaatacAGGGGGTCACTcagtatttaatacaaacctcaggggatggcagtgtaattttccccaaaaaaaaagactacaGAACATAAGAAGATGACATgataaggaaaatgaaaatgcaAATTACAGAAGTAGCTTCCATCATTTTCCAGTCATTATGGATTCACTAGCTCATGTCAAGAATTCTTGGCAAAAAAATTAGTTCGTCACAACTAAATCAAGAGAAATAAACTTCTGATGGTATATCATACAAAACATAAGAAGATGAAGCTAAGAGGAATCAGCCATTCTGTGATAAATAACATCAAACAAATTTCACCCAAAAGTCTACATCAAATGAGACTTTCACCCAAATATTAAATCAAATGAGACAAGCAAACATGGTTTAGATGTATTTGGTTGAAATATTGTTATTttcttaaagaagaaaaaaaaaaaagacctgtCATAATGCCTAAGTACTACTATACATCCAAATAACTAAATAAGTTGGCATGAGCATGCTTCCTACCTGTATAATACTTGCAGCACTTTTTGATGGACTATATAACCTAAGCTAAAAACTTCAATGAAGTTGATGCAGAAAACTAAGGGCTATAAGCCTATAACTCTTTATCATTGGAAATCATTACCAGATTCAGTTTTCATCATTATTTAGGAGATGCTCATCCAGAACAAAGCTCTCTAACCTTCTCAAGTTTCAATGCACAAAActgataaaaaagaaatataaaaactaACCAGAAGATATGCCAACACAAAGCTATGAAATGTCAAAGTCGGAATCTCTTTCAAGTAAAGGTTACTTACTGCATCTATAGAAAAAAGGAGTAGGTTTGCTTCGGATTCTACAACATCGTTCACTGTTCGTAGGAGTGAGCACAcacccccccttgctgcccaatacctggGCACACCCCtccttgctgccctacacctgagcacacacaccccccccccttgctgcccaatacctgagcacacacacccccttgctgcccaatacctgagccCACAaccccccccttgctgcccaatacctgagcacacCCCCCCCCTttgctgccctacacctgagcacacacacaccccc harbors:
- the LOC122657409 gene encoding DNA replication complex GINS protein SLD5, with the protein product MADGSEDGLGFSSEDYDSLIATTDVELLKRAWRNEKASPEILQFQASLVQRSREQIQLMEDTMEEFAKNGTDPLTVSLYQMDLDRALFLLRSYLRTRLQKIEKYFIHISKSELWNRLSEQEQKFAKKCTDFMEKHLQKSVLSHLPYGYQSILRQSISSEEDDMVPEPRLDTFVFCKSKGSVGAFQLDDSGDEIVDLVADDLYVLRYKSIKALVESGQIDLV